The Pseudomonas sp. SCA2728.1_7 DNA segment GGACTGTCCGGCCTCCTGCGCCAGAGCTTGCAACTGCTCGCGCCCCGTCAACGGCGCAAACTCGTCAATGCGCTGCAGCAAGCGCCAGGCCAGCGGGCTCAGTTCGGAAAACTTCACACTCCAGTCGGCCGTACGCCGCACCAGCAAAAACGTCGGTTGGTCCGGTGGCGTGGCGGGCTGATTGTCCGGATCGAGCTCATGCACCGGCCACACATACGCCAACGGCCAGGCCAGCGGCGAGATTTGCAGCGGCCGCTCCAGCAACAACGCCGGGTCTGTGGGCAGCAGCGCTTTAGCATCGGATTGCTGCAAGACCATCTCGACCCATTCGTAATGCGCCAGCTCCAGCAAAAACGCCGGCCACTCACCTTCGCGCAACACCTGCGGTTGCGTGGCCAGATAGTCGAGAAAGGTTTCGGCAATCTCGCCAAACTTCGGCGTCTGCGCCCGCCAGTCGCGCAAGAAACCTCGCACCAGCAAGCGCCAGCGTTGCTCCCCGATAATCCGGATCAGCACCGGGAAGGTGCCGCTCAACAATTGCGACAGGTTGTTGAATACCAGGTCCCGGTAGACGTTAACCCTTTGCACATTCATATCGACGGGCGGCGACTGATGGTCGGGATCGCGCAGATATCGGGTCAGCGCCTGTTGTTGCTGTAGCAGGTTAGCCACGATGGCGACCTCCCGCTTGCAAGTGGCGAATGGTCTGCAACTCGTCGACCAGTTCGGAAAATGCCGGGAAATTGAAATCCCGCTCCAATAACGTTGGCTGCGCGCCGAACCGCGCGTAGGCCTCCGCCAGCAATGCCCAGACCTGCGGTTTTACCGAGGCGCCATGGGTGTCGATTTTCAACGTATCGGACTCATCGAAATGCCCGGCCACATGCATGCCGACCACCCGCCCCGGCTCGATGCCGGCGAGAAAGGTTTGCGGATCAAATCCGTGGTTGATCGCGTTGACGTAGACATTGTTGACGTCCAGCAGCAGGTCGCAATCGGCCTCACGCAGCACGGCATTGGTGAAGCTCACCTCGTCCATGTCCTGGCGCGGTGCGGCGTAGTAGGAGACATTTTCCACGGCCAGACGCCGGCCGAGAATGTCCTGGGACTGACGAATTCGCGCGGCAACGTGGTGCACTGCCTCTTCGGTGAACGGCAACGGCAGCAAGTCATACAAATGCCCGTCATCGCTGCAATAACTCAGGTGTTCGCTGTACAGCGGCACGTTGTAATGGTCGAGAAACACCCGCACTTCCTGCAAGAAGCCGACATCCAGCGGCGCCGGTCCGCCAAGTGACAGCGACAAACCGTGACAGGACAACGGGTAGAGTTCGGCCAGTTCACGCAATGCCGCACCGTGGGCGCCGCCGACGCCGATCCAGTTTTCCGGAGCGACTTCGAGAAAGTCGAAATCGCCGCTGCGGGCAGCTTGCAGGTCTTTGAGCAAGCCACGGCGCAGGCCGAGGCCGACGCTGGGTTGCGCTAATAAGGGAGGAATGTGCATGGGATGTACCTCAGCAGTGGGTTTTGCCGAGTTGAACCGCTGGCTGTATCACTGCTGTGTACACATGACAGGGCATTTGCAGCGCTGTGTATCCTCCAACCACCGCGATACACAGTGATACACACCGAAAAACCTGTGGGAGCGAGCCTGCTCGCGAAGACTGCCGAACAGTCGACAACGATGGCGACTGGGCTGGCCTCTTCGCGAGCAGGCTCGCTCCCACCGAGGTTTTCAGTGTTCACAAATACAGCGGCAGACCGGGACCGGGGCTAGACTCTTTTATGACCCAGTCGAGGGGGCCGCAGGACGTCAGCCGTGCCCTGCCCAACTCCGTGACCACCGCCCGGTGGCGCACTCCTCGACCTTCGACGCCGCCGGACCGTGATCCTGTTTCAGGAGCACACATGATGGACGAGGCGAAGCTCAACCAATTCATGGGCAAACTGGTCAACGACATGGGCGGCGCGGCGATGCTGGCCAATGTCATAGTCGGCGAAGAACTCGGCTTGTACCGGGCCATGGCCGACAGTCAGCCGATCAGCGCCGATGCCCTCGCCGCCAAAACCACCTGCAACCCGCGTCTGGTGCGCGAATGGCTCAGCGCTCACGCGGCATCCGGTTACATGGAGCACCACGACGGCCAGTTTCGTTTACCGGAAGAACAGGCGCTGGCCTTGGCCGTCGAGGACTCGCCGGTGTACGTTGCCGGGGGTCTCGGCGTGGTGGCGTCGTTTTTCCACGACAAAGACAAACTGGTCAAAGCCATGCGCGGCAACGGCGCCCTGCCTTGGGGTGATCACCATCCGTGCATGTTCAGCGGCACCGAGCGGTTCTTCCGGCCCGGCTACAAAGGTCACCTGATCGCCGAATGGCTGCCGGCGCTCGACGGCGTGGTGGCCAAACTGGAAGAAGGCGCCAAAGTCGCCGACATCGGCTGCGGTCATGGCGCGTCGACGGTGATCATGGCCCAGGCGTTTCCCAACTCGCGTTTCGTCGGTTACGACTATCACGCGCCGTCGATCACCGTCGCCACCCAACGCGCCGAGGAAGGAGGCGTCAGCAGCCGGGCGAAGTTCTTCCAGGGTTCGGCGAAAGGCTACCCCGGCGATGACTACGACCTGATCTGCTATTTCGACTGCCTGCACGACATGGGCGATCCGGTCGGCGCCGCCCGTCACGCCTATGATTCACTGAAGGACGACGGCACGGTGTTGCTGGTCGAGCCATTTGCCAACGACACGCTGGACGACAACATCAACCCGGTCGGACGGCTGTTCTATGCGGCCTCGACGTTTATCTGCACACCGAACTCGCTGTCTCAGGAAGTCGGCCTCGGTCTGGGTGCGCAGGCGGGGGAAATGCGTTTGCGCAAAGTGTTTGTCGAGGCCGGGTTCAAGCAGTTCCGTCGGGCCACGCAAACGCCGTTCAACCTGATTCTGGAGGCGCGCAAGTAAGCCACGCGGGTCGCGTGCTAACCTGCTGGCAACGTCCTTCCCCGGAGCGCTGACCATGCTCGACAGCCCGACCCGCGAACACCTCGACACCCTGCAAGAGGTGATCGCTGATGGCGACTTCATCGTATTGACCGGGGCCGGCATCAGCACGCCGTCGGGCATTCCGGACTACCGCGACAGCGACGGTGTACGCCGTGGGCGGCAACCGATGATGTACCAGGAATTCCTCGCCGCCCCTGAATCACGCCGCCGCTATTGGGCGCGGGCCATGCTCGGTTGGCCAAGGGTGCGTCAGGCGCAACCGAATGCCGCGCACGAAGCGTTGGCCGGTTTGCAGCGCCATGGGCTGATCCACGACTTGATCACCCAGAACGTCGACACCCTGCACGATCAGGCTGGCAGTCACGACGTGATCGAACTGCACGGCAGCCTGCATCGGGTTCTGTGTCTGAACTGTGGCCAGCGCAGTGAGCGTGATTCGATTCAGCAATTGATGGAACGACAAAATCCGTATCTGGCCGGGGTCGATGCCGTGCAGGCACCGGATGGCGACACCCTGCTCGACCCGGCGTTCGAGGCGCGCTTTCAGGTACCGCACTGTCCGCATTGCTTTGGTGAGCGGATGAAACCGGACGTGGTGTTTTTCGGTGAAAACGTCGCGCAGCCCACGGCGGCTCGGGCGATGGCGGCGGCAGAAAATGCGGCGGGGATGTTGGTGGTGGGGTCTTCGTTGATGGCGTATTCGGCGTTTCGTTTGTGCCGGGTGATTGCCGATCGCGGTAAGCCGCTGATAGCGATCAATCTGGGCAAGACCCGCGCGGATGATTTGCTGGATTTGAAGATTGAAGCGTCGTGTGAACAGCTGTTGCCTTTACTGGTACAGCAGCTGATTCGGTGAGTTGCTGCACTCTGCGCTCGACTCAGGACCCGGCCCCCTCACCCTAGCCCTCTCCCAAGGGAGAGGGAACTGACCGAGTTGTCTGGGCTGAATACTGCGACCTGAAAATGCTGAGTCGAGCTCACATTCTGAATAACCCACGATCAGCTCCCTTCCCGCTAGCACTAGGCCTCGCCCAAGGGAGAGGGGACTGACCGAGTTGTCTGGGCTGAATACTGCGACCTGAAAATGCTGAGTCGAGCTCACAATCTGAATAACCCATGATCAGCTCCCTTCCCGCTAGCACTAGGCCTCGCCCAAGGGAGAGGGAACTGACCGAGTTGTCTGGGCTGAATACTTCGACCTGAAAATGCTGAGGCGAGCTCACAATCTGCATAACCCACGATCAGATCCCTTCCCGCTAGCACTAGGCCTCGCCCAAGGGAGAGGGGACTGACCGAGTTGTCTGGGCTGAATACTGCGACCTGAAAATGCTGAGTCGAGCTCACAATCTGCATAACCCATGATCAGCCCCCTTCCCGCTAGCACTAGGCCTCGCCCAAGGGAGAGGGAACTGACCGAGTTGTCTGCGCTGAATACTGCGACCTGAAAATGCTGAGTCGAGCTCACAATCTGACTAACCCATGATCAGCTCCCTGCCCGCTAGCACTAGGCCTCGCCCAAGGGAGAGGGAACTGACCGAGTTGTCTGCGCTGAATACTGCGACCTGAAAATGCTGAGTCGAGCTCACAATCTGCATAACCCATGATCAGCCCCCTGCCCGCTAGCACTAGGCCTCGCCCAAGGGAGAGGGGACTGACGAGTTGTTGTCAAGCGATACACCGTTCTGAAAATTTCAAGTCGAACCTATTTTCTGAAATGCCCCCGATCAGCTCCCTGCCCCCTCGCCCCCCTGGGGGAGAGGGTTGGGGTGAGGGGGGAGATCTCACAGTCGCCCCAGATCTTCAGCCTTGAGAATGTCGAACAACGCCTGCGCCGCTGCCGACAGTTCATTGCCCGGCTCGGTCAGCACGCCGATGGCCCGCTCCACCGAGTCGTCCAGCGTCAGGCAATGCGCGCCCAGCTCCTGCATCTGCCCGGCGCACAACGCCGGCACGGCACTGACGCCCAGCCCGCTGGCGACCATGCGCCCGACCGTCGCCAATTGATGGCTTTCAAACTCCACCGGCAACTTCATGCCGCGCGCCTGCAAGTGCTCTTCGAGCATCACCCGCACCGTCGAGGGCCGCTGCAAGGTAATAAACGGCTCCTGCAACAACGTCTGCCAGTCGATCTCGCTAAGGCGGGCCAGAGGGGAATCCTTCGACACCACAGCGACGAAGCGATCCGTGTACAACGGCGTAAACGTCATCGCCGTGTTTTGCATCGGCTCGAACGCCACGCCCAGCTCAACCTGGCGATCACGGACCATTTCCAGCACTTGCTCGTTGATCACGTCATTAACCGTGACGTTGACGTTCGGATAGCGCGCACGAAACGTTTTGAGGATCGGCGGCAGCAGGTTGCCGGCAAACGACGGCATCGCCGCCAGCGTCACCCGCCCGCGCTGCAAGCTGAAGCGTTGGCGCATTTCGTCTTCGGCGTTGTCCCAGTCGGCGATCAGCCGTCGAGCCAGTGGCAGCAAGGATTCACCTTCGGCCGTCAGCGCGACGTTGCGTGTGTTGCGGCTGAACAGGCGTCCGCCCAGGCCCTCCTCCAGCGCTTTGATAGTCAGGCTCAACGCTGATTGCGACAGGTGCAGGCGCTCGCAAGCCACAGCGAAACTCAGGCTCTGGGCCACGGCGAGGAAGGCGCGGATCTGTTTGATGGTCATGCTCGCTTCGCTCCAGTTGTAAGCTACAAGCGTTAAGCGACAAGCCTGATGATCGTTCCCACGCTCTGCGCGGGAGTGCAGCCCGTGACGCTCCGCGTCACTGGACACGGAGCGTCCCTAGAGGCATTCCCACGAGGGGCGTGGGGAACGATCAAAGCAGCACGCGGTAACGCGACTATTGAGCTTTATCAATCAATCGACCCTAAAAATCAACTTAACAAATATATCCACCAGCGCGACACTCCAACCATTCGGCTAGCCAGCCGCCCGCAAATAATAAAAGAGGTGCATATGGCAGGTTTCGACAAGCGCGTCAGTTCCTACGAGGAAGCCCTCGCCGGGCTTGAGGACGGCATGACCGTCATCGCCGGCGGCTTCGGTCTGTGCGGCATTCCGGAAAACCTGATCGCCGAGATCAAGCGCAAAGGCACCCGCGACCTCACTGTCGTCTCCAACAACTGCGGCGTCGACGGTTTCGGCCTCGGCGTACTGCTCACCGACCGTCAGATCAGCAAAGTCATCGCCTCCTATGTCGGCGAAAACAAGCTGTTCGAAGAGCAACTGCTCAAGGGCGACATCGAAGTCATCCTGACCCCGCAAGGCACCCTCGCCGAGAAGATGCGCGCAGGCGGCGCCGGCATTCCGGCCTTCTTCACCGCCACCGGCGTCGGCACCCCGGTCGCCGAAGGCAAGGAAGTACGTGAGTTCAAAGGTCGCAAGTACCTGATGGAAGAATCCATCACCGGCGACTTCGCCATCGTCAAAGGCTGGAAAGCCGACCACTTCGGTAACGTCGTCTACCGTCACACCGCGCAGAACTTCAACCCGCTGGCCGCCACCGCCGGCAAGATCACCGTGGTTGAAGTCGAAGAAATCGTCGAACCCGGCGAACTCGACCCCTCGCAGATCCACACCCCGGGCATCTACGTCGATCGGGTCATTTGCGGCACGTTCGAAAAACGCATCGAACAGCGCACCATCCGCAAATAATTCAGGCTGACGGAGAACAAGAACATGGCACTTACCCGCGAACAAATGGCTCAGCGCGTCGCCCGCGAAATGCAGGACGGCTTCTACGTAAACCTCGGCATCGGCATTCCGACCCTGGTCGCCAACTACATTCCTGAAGGCATGGAAGTCATGCTGCAATCGGAAAACGGCCTGCTCGGCATGGGTCCGTTTCCGACCGAAGAAACCATCGATGCCGACATGATCAACGCCGGCAAACAGACCGTGACCGCACGCATCGGCGCGTCGATTTTCAACTCCGCTGAATCCTTCGCGATGATCCGTGGCGGCCACGTCGACCTGACCGTGCTTGGCGCGTTCGAAGTCGACGTCGAAGGCAACATTGCTTCGTGGATGATCCCCGGCAAACTGGTCAAGGGCATGGGCGGCGCGATGGATCTGGTGGCCGGTGCCGACAACATCATCGTGATCATGACCCACGCATCCAAGGACGGTGAGTCCAAGCTACTCGCCAAATGCAGCCTGCCGCTGACTGGCGCCGGTTGCATCAAGCGGGTGCTGACCGACCTCGCCTACCTGGAAATCGAAAATGGCGCTTTTGTCCTCAAGGAACGCGCACCTGGCGTCAGCGTCGAGGAAATCGTCGCCAAAACCGCTGGTAAACTGATCGTCCCGGATCACGTACCGGAAATGCAGTTCGCTGCCCAGTGAGGAATTCGAAAATGCAAGACGTCGTAATTGTTGCCGCCACGCGTACCGCGATCGGCAGTTTCCAGGGTTCGCTGGCCAGCGTGTCCGCCGTTGATCTGGGCGCGGCGGTGATCCGCCAGTTGCTCGAGCAGACCGGTCTGGACGGTGCGCAGGTCGATGAAGTGATCATGGGCCAGGTGTTGACCGCCGGCGCCGGCCAGAACCCGGCGCGTCAGTCGGCGATCAAGGCCGGTCTGCCCCACGCGGTACCGGCGCTGACCCTGAACAAGGTCTGTGGTTCGGGCCTCAAAGCCCTGCACCTCGGCGCACAGGCGATCCGTTGCGGCGACGCTGACGTGATCATCGCTGGCGGCCAGGAAAACATGAGCCTGTCCAACTACGTGATGCCGGGCGCACGCACCGGTCTGCGCATGGGCCACGCACAAATCGTCGACACCATGATCAGCGATGGTCTGTGGGATGCGTTCAACGATTACCACATGGGCATCACCGCCGAGAATCTGGTCGACAAATATGAGATCAGCCGTGAGCAGCAGGACGCCTTCGCTGCCGCGTCGCAGCAGAAAGCCGCTGCAGCGATTGAGGCGGGTCGCTTTGTCGATGAGATCACGCCGATCCTGATCCCGCAGCGCAAAGGCGATCCGGTTGCGTTCAAGGTCGACGAACAACCACGCGGCGATACCACCGCCGAATCCCTGGCGAAACTGCGCCCGGCGTTCAAAAAGGACGGCAGCGTCACGGCTGGCAACGCTTCATCGCTGAACGACGGCGCTGCTGCGGTCATCCTGATGAGCGCCGAGAAAGCCAAAGCCCTCGGCCTGCCCGTGCTGGCAAAAATCGCCGCCTACGCCAACGCAGGCGTTGATCCAGCAATCATGGGCATCGGCCCGGTGTCCGCCACCCGCCGCTGCCTGGACAAAGCTGGCTGGAACATTGGCCAACTCGACCTGATCGAGGCCAACGAAGCGTTCGCCGCGCAATCGCTGGCGGTGGCCAAAGATCTGCAATGGGATCTGGACAAGGTCAACGTCAACGGCGGCGCCATTGCGCTGGGCCATCCGATCGGTGCCTCGGGTTGCCGCGTACTGGTGACCCTGCTGCATGAAATGATCAAGCGTGATGCGAAAAAGGGTCTGGCGACCCTGTGCATCGGCGGCGGCCAGGGCGTGGCGCTGGCGCTGGAACGCGCATAACCAGAGTTCAACAGTGAATGGCGGATCCACGACATCCGCCGCTTGCTGGCAACAAAAACCCGGTGCGACTTGCGTTGCACCGGGTGTTTTTTTGCCTGTTCGAAATCGGCTTTGACTGTTCCGGCCCTATCGCGAGCAGGCTCACTCCTACATTGGAATTGTGAACCCATTCAATTGTAGGAGTGAGCCTGCTCGCGATAGGGCCAGTCAAAGCACCAACAATCTAAGGCTTGCGCAGCAAATAGGTATCCATGATCCACCCATGCTCCGCCCGCGCCGCCTTGCGCACCCGCTCGATCTCATCCGCGACATCCGCCAGCCGGCCACTGATCAGAATCTCATCCGGCGTGCCCAGGTAGGCGCCCCAATAAATCTGAGTCTGCTGATCGGCGACCCGCTGATACGAATCTTCAGCATCGAGCATCACCACCAGACTGTCCGTATCACTCACCTGCCCCGCTGCCAAACGCCGCCCGGTGGTGATTTCAATGGAGCGGCCGATCGTATTCAACGGCACCTTGTGCTGCGCCGCCAACGCCTGAACGCTGGTAATCCCGGGAATCACCTCAAACTCGAAGGCACACGTACCCGAGGCCAGAATCGCCTGAAGGATACGCACGGTGCTGTCGTACAACGCCGGGTCGCCCCACACCAGGAAACCGCCGCACTGGCCGTCAGACATTTCGTCATTGATCAGCCGCTCGAAGATCTGCTGCTTGGCACGGTTCAGCTCATCGACACTGGCGGTATAGTCGACATCACCGCGCTCGCGCTCCGGGCTGTGGGCTTCGACGAAGCGATAGTCGGGGTCGTCGATGTAGCGCTCACAGATCTCTCGGCGCAAGTCGATCAGCTTGCCCTTGCTCTGGCCTTTATCAATCAAAAAGAACACGTCGACCCGGTTCAGCGCCTTCACGGCCTGCATCGTGATGTAGTCGGGGTTACCGGCGCCGATACCGATCACCAGCAGTTGTTTCATCACAAAGCTCCTTTAAGGCACAGGCGCCAGCGCCCGGTGAAGCGTAGTTCGACCATCGACAGCGGTTCGACATCAATGTCATGAAATGCCGAACCGCGCATCACGTGGATCAGCGCGGCGCGGATGACAAACGGATGCGTCACCGCCACCACCTGTCCCGGCATGGCTTGCAGGCTGCTCAACCATATCGCCACACGCTCGCATAACTGCGCCACCGACTCACCGTCGTGGGGGGTTGCGTGGGGATCTTCCAGCCACGCCTGCAGCGCGGCGTCTTCCGAGCGTTGCAGATCCTTGATCGACATCCCGTGCCAACGGCCCCAGTCACAATCGCGTAGCGCGTCATCCACTTGCGCATCCGCGCCAAACCACGCCGCTGTCTGCCGTGTGCGCAATTCCGGCGCGCAAATCAAGCGTCGCGCGGCGTCGAAACGCTGGGCCAATTCACCCGACGCCAACCCACTATTTTCAACAGGCTCATTCGTAGGAAAACACGCCAATTTTTGTGCGACGGTTCGCGCATGGCAAATCAATGTCAAACGAGTGGTCTGCACAGGCATCGCTCCGGTAGGCCTTGATGAAAATCAACGACGTAAAGCCGTTCTGTTGGCAATTGTGCCGTAAACCGAGGGTTGCGGGGCTGCCGGATAGCCACCGGAAAAACGGACGACGCCAGGAATACGGCAATATCTGACACCGTTGTAGGCAATGGACTACAAGGACGGTCGAATTCCGTGTAGCCCTTGTTACACGGGCACCGCGCGCCATTTTGGCGCCTTTTCAACACGCTGAAAAATTCACTAGACATGTAACGCCAGTTACATAAATACTGTTTTAACGGATTATGAAGCGAATTCAACACCCTCATCCAGCAGGAGCCCGGATGCCCCCTCTCAGAGACCTGATCACCGATCCCGGCCTGGATCTTACGCCGTCGGAGCGCAAAGTCGTTCGCGCCTTGCTGGATCAGTACCCCCGCAACGGTCTGGGGCCGATGGCACGTCTGGCTGAACATGCCGGCGTCAGCGATCCGACCATTGTGCGGCTGGTGAAAAAACTCGGCTTTGGCGGTTACGCCGAATTCCAGGAAGCACTGCTCAGCGACATGGATCACCGCCTGCGCTCGCCGCGCACGCTGTTGCAACCGCGCGCCCATCAGCACAAGGACGACGCCTGGAGCCACTATCTGGGCGACAGCCATCGCCTGTTGGTCGAAACCCAATCGCTGACCCAACCGGAAGACGTGCGCATTCTCACCGACTGGCTGCTCGATGCCCGGCATCAGGTGTACTGTTTCGGCGGGCGCTTCAGCAGCCTGATGGCCACTTATCTGCTCAATCACTTGCGCCTGCTGCGCTCCGGTTGCTTCGCTTTGGAAGACAACGCGCAACTGCCTGATCGCCTGTTCGATCTGCAACGTCAGGACGTGGTCCTGCTGTTCGACTATCGCCGCTATCAGACTCAGGCCCTGCGGGTCGCCAGTGCGGCGAAAAATAACAACGCGCGCGTGGTGCTGTTCACCGACATCTATGCCTCGCCGCTGCGCGAACTGGCCGACCTGATCATCAGCGCGCCGGTGGAATCGGCCTCGCCGTTCGACACCATGGTGCCGGCGCTGGCGCAGGTCGAAGCACTGATCGCCTGCCTGACCCTGCGCACCGAAAACCTCGCCGATCGCCTGGAAGGCATCGATGCCCTGCGCAATGACTTCAACACCCACCTGCTGGAGGATAAATAAGGATGTTCAGCCTTCCCCACCGCTCGCCGCGGGACTTGCCGTTTGTCACCGATCACACCGCGCTGTTGCTGGTGGACATGCAGCGTGCCTGGCTCGAGCCGCAGTTCGATGCGCACCTCAACGGTCCTGAAGCCGAGTATTTCCTGACCCGCGCGCACATGCAGGTGGTGCCCAACCAACGTCGCCTGCTCAGCGCTTTTCGCGAAGCGCGGCAGAACGTGCTGCACACCATTATCGAAAGCCTTACGGCTGATGGCCGCGACCGCTCGCTCGACCACAAACTCTCGGACATGCACCTGCCCAAAGGCAGCGTGCAGGCGCGGATCATTGAAGACCTGAGCCCGGTGGAAAACGAAATCGTCCTGCCGAAGACCTCGTCCGGCGTCTTCAACTCGACCAACATCGACTACGTGCTGCGCAACCTGCAAACCCGTCATCTGATCATCGCCGGCATCGTCACCGACCAGTGCGTGGACATGGCCGTGCGCGACGCCGCCGATCGCGGCTATCTGGTCACGCTGGTCGAAGATGCCTGCGCCACCTACAGTACCGAACGCCATCACGCCTGCCTGAATGCGATCAAGGGTTACTGCTGGATCACCGACACCGACACCGTGCTCGCCCGCTTGCAGGAGATGCGGCCATGAGCGCGCGCCTGACGCCACTGCCGATGACCACGCTGGTTACCACCGACCTGATCGGCATCACCCGTGGCCGTTCGTTTCCCACTGATGAGCTTGAGCACTATCAAGCCGCCGGGTGCGGCTGGGTACCGGCGAACAGCGCGTTGACGCCGCAGGACATCATTGCTTCAACCAATCCGTGGGGCGCCTATGGCGATCTGCGGTTGATTCCCGATCTGGGCAGCCGCGTCACCGTCGGCAACGGCCCGGACGCCGACGCGCCGGCGCTGGATTTCATTCACGGCGATATCCGCGAAACCGATGGCCGCCCGTGGGGCGCCTGCCCGCGCACGCTGTTGCGTGACGAAATCGAACGTTATCGCGATGAACTGGGCTTGCAGGTCAACGCCGCGTTCGAACATGAATTCAACCTGCACGCCGGTTTTGCCGAGCATCTGGCGTTTTCCCTCGAAGCCCAGCGTCAGGGCGCCGAGTTCGGTGGCTGGCTGCTCAGTGCCCTGCGCGCCGGTGGGGTCGAGCCGGAAATGTTTCTGCCCGAATACGGCAAGCACCAATACGAAATCACCTGCCGCCCGACGCTCGGCGTGGCTGCGGCAGATCGCGCCGTCAACGTGCGCGAGATCACCCGCGAGATTGCCCGGCAAATGGGCCTCGACCTGAGCTTCGCGCCGAAGACCGCCGCCGACGCGGTGTGCAACGGCGTGCACCTGCACATCAGCCTGCTCGATCTGGCTGGTCAACCGATGCTTTACGACGCCGGCACCAGCAATGGTCTGTCGAGCCTCGGCCAGCATTGGGCAGCGGGAATCCTGCATTACTTGCCGGCCCTCTGTGCGTTCACTGCGCCGACGCCGGTGTCGTACGAGCGCTTGCAGCCGCATCACTGGAGCGCGTCTTACGCTTGTCTGGGTCAACAGAACCGCGAGGCGGCGCTGCGCATCTGCCCGACCGTAACCCTCGGCGGTAAATCCGTGGCCCAGCAGTTCAACCTCGAATTCCGCGCCATGGACGCCACTGCCTCGCCGCATCTGGCCATGGCGGCGCTGCTGATCGCCGGACGACTGGGCATCGAACAGCGTCTGGCACTGAACGCGATCACCGATGAAATTCCCGATTCACTCAACGACGAGCAACGCCAGGCGCGGGGCATCATTGCCCTGCCCGCCTCGCTGGCCCAGGCGCTGGATTGCCTGCGCAACAGTGGCGCCTTCACTGCATGGCTGCCCAAGCCGTTGCTCGACACCTATTACGCCCTGAAAACCGAGGAACTGGCGCTGACGGAACAGCTCTCGCCCGCTGACTTGTGTGAGCACTATGCACGCCTGTACTGAATCCGCCGAACTGGGGTTGTACACCCGCCCGGCCTACAACCTGAGCCGCGAAGATTCGACGCACCCGTTGATTC contains these protein-coding regions:
- a CDS encoding putative DNA-binding domain-containing protein, which encodes MANLLQQQQALTRYLRDPDHQSPPVDMNVQRVNVYRDLVFNNLSQLLSGTFPVLIRIIGEQRWRLLVRGFLRDWRAQTPKFGEIAETFLDYLATQPQVLREGEWPAFLLELAHYEWVEMVLQQSDAKALLPTDPALLLERPLQISPLAWPLAYVWPVHELDPDNQPATPPDQPTFLLVRRTADWSVKFSELSPLAWRLLQRIDEFAPLTGREQLQALAQEAGQSASNSFMDNGLVLLQQMHEDQVIGIA
- a CDS encoding DUF692 domain-containing protein — translated: MHIPPLLAQPSVGLGLRRGLLKDLQAARSGDFDFLEVAPENWIGVGGAHGAALRELAELYPLSCHGLSLSLGGPAPLDVGFLQEVRVFLDHYNVPLYSEHLSYCSDDGHLYDLLPLPFTEEAVHHVAARIRQSQDILGRRLAVENVSYYAAPRQDMDEVSFTNAVLREADCDLLLDVNNVYVNAINHGFDPQTFLAGIEPGRVVGMHVAGHFDESDTLKIDTHGASVKPQVWALLAEAYARFGAQPTLLERDFNFPAFSELVDELQTIRHLQAGGRHRG
- a CDS encoding class I SAM-dependent methyltransferase encodes the protein MDEAKLNQFMGKLVNDMGGAAMLANVIVGEELGLYRAMADSQPISADALAAKTTCNPRLVREWLSAHAASGYMEHHDGQFRLPEEQALALAVEDSPVYVAGGLGVVASFFHDKDKLVKAMRGNGALPWGDHHPCMFSGTERFFRPGYKGHLIAEWLPALDGVVAKLEEGAKVADIGCGHGASTVIMAQAFPNSRFVGYDYHAPSITVATQRAEEGGVSSRAKFFQGSAKGYPGDDYDLICYFDCLHDMGDPVGAARHAYDSLKDDGTVLLVEPFANDTLDDNINPVGRLFYAASTFICTPNSLSQEVGLGLGAQAGEMRLRKVFVEAGFKQFRRATQTPFNLILEARK
- a CDS encoding NAD-dependent protein deacetylase; the protein is MLDSPTREHLDTLQEVIADGDFIVLTGAGISTPSGIPDYRDSDGVRRGRQPMMYQEFLAAPESRRRYWARAMLGWPRVRQAQPNAAHEALAGLQRHGLIHDLITQNVDTLHDQAGSHDVIELHGSLHRVLCLNCGQRSERDSIQQLMERQNPYLAGVDAVQAPDGDTLLDPAFEARFQVPHCPHCFGERMKPDVVFFGENVAQPTAARAMAAAENAAGMLVVGSSLMAYSAFRLCRVIADRGKPLIAINLGKTRADDLLDLKIEASCEQLLPLLVQQLIR
- a CDS encoding LysR family transcriptional regulator, with product MTIKQIRAFLAVAQSLSFAVACERLHLSQSALSLTIKALEEGLGGRLFSRNTRNVALTAEGESLLPLARRLIADWDNAEDEMRQRFSLQRGRVTLAAMPSFAGNLLPPILKTFRARYPNVNVTVNDVINEQVLEMVRDRQVELGVAFEPMQNTAMTFTPLYTDRFVAVVSKDSPLARLSEIDWQTLLQEPFITLQRPSTVRVMLEEHLQARGMKLPVEFESHQLATVGRMVASGLGVSAVPALCAGQMQELGAHCLTLDDSVERAIGVLTEPGNELSAAAQALFDILKAEDLGRL
- a CDS encoding CoA transferase subunit A gives rise to the protein MAGFDKRVSSYEEALAGLEDGMTVIAGGFGLCGIPENLIAEIKRKGTRDLTVVSNNCGVDGFGLGVLLTDRQISKVIASYVGENKLFEEQLLKGDIEVILTPQGTLAEKMRAGGAGIPAFFTATGVGTPVAEGKEVREFKGRKYLMEESITGDFAIVKGWKADHFGNVVYRHTAQNFNPLAATAGKITVVEVEEIVEPGELDPSQIHTPGIYVDRVICGTFEKRIEQRTIRK
- a CDS encoding CoA transferase subunit B — protein: MALTREQMAQRVAREMQDGFYVNLGIGIPTLVANYIPEGMEVMLQSENGLLGMGPFPTEETIDADMINAGKQTVTARIGASIFNSAESFAMIRGGHVDLTVLGAFEVDVEGNIASWMIPGKLVKGMGGAMDLVAGADNIIVIMTHASKDGESKLLAKCSLPLTGAGCIKRVLTDLAYLEIENGAFVLKERAPGVSVEEIVAKTAGKLIVPDHVPEMQFAAQ
- a CDS encoding acetyl-CoA C-acetyltransferase, whose protein sequence is MQDVVIVAATRTAIGSFQGSLASVSAVDLGAAVIRQLLEQTGLDGAQVDEVIMGQVLTAGAGQNPARQSAIKAGLPHAVPALTLNKVCGSGLKALHLGAQAIRCGDADVIIAGGQENMSLSNYVMPGARTGLRMGHAQIVDTMISDGLWDAFNDYHMGITAENLVDKYEISREQQDAFAAASQQKAAAAIEAGRFVDEITPILIPQRKGDPVAFKVDEQPRGDTTAESLAKLRPAFKKDGSVTAGNASSLNDGAAAVILMSAEKAKALGLPVLAKIAAYANAGVDPAIMGIGPVSATRRCLDKAGWNIGQLDLIEANEAFAAQSLAVAKDLQWDLDKVNVNGGAIALGHPIGASGCRVLVTLLHEMIKRDAKKGLATLCIGGGQGVALALERA